The proteins below are encoded in one region of Belonocnema kinseyi isolate 2016_QV_RU_SX_M_011 chromosome 1, B_treatae_v1, whole genome shotgun sequence:
- the LOC117171348 gene encoding uncharacterized protein LOC117171348 — translation MSSIFYCSIFGAYLLIVAFDYYIGSSLKYIIINIVRRITVPNYDVAIFAPPYGTAEMTLTAFWVIFTLLSFFIQLKSCCERRNNLDEMTIPLATRDETGAIHYTPWANIFREHRQLRKSLRDSDRASSRCCNIL, via the exons ATGTCGAGTATCTTCTACTGTTCAATTTTCGGTGCTTATCTTTTGATCGTAGCATTTGATTATTACATCGGATCAAGCCTGAAGTACATCATAATAAATATTGTCCGAAGAATCACCGTTCCCAACTATGATGTTGCTATTTTCGCACCTCCTTATGGAACTGCag aaatgacACTTACCGCGTTTTGGGTAATCTTTACATTGCTATCCTTTTTCattcaactgaaatcttgttGTGAAAGGAGGAATAATTTGGATGAGATGACAATTCCATTAGCTACCAGAGACGAAACTGGTGCTATTCATTATACACCTTGGGCCAATATTTTCAGGGAACATCGTCAGCTTCGTAAATCGCTACGAGATTCCGATAGGGCGAGTTCTCGATGCTGCAATATTTTGTAG
- the LOC117169350 gene encoding transmembrane 7 superfamily member 3-like — MKFKTVIYLLLIISSSKPGHSFENITQRVETSRTDDHPYKISLKNYDPSEFKAQAFTQRSSLSAKDNVTFTITDIPDLVSFMIVQIHAFEKNVSMYYTGNSEKPLKDIIFGSNIGLFVDTSAKSSIDIHVENYNTEIVKVLLVVVAYSSEAPIPGGCNMEFKPEISPFQKLIVTDAIVIVDAQPSSSSKNKQTICEKSFVQHEAYRLYLPAQDFNSESYFSAIEKMLTPEEIVKHAEKIPASSTGSSLRRVFSAYSGTGSAYAMVATYKNHSAAYVPAFTYACTNSFEIDGCTMLPNGIAKTTCLLMIFLGIYLTFMGHRNPKTTIFLFSCLGGGLIGYICALHAGSHSASNTLWIAIGTGLAIACVWQIFTYCLSKETSKLFAVSFFAFFCSCSTYYKFPGIHRKK, encoded by the exons atgaagtttaaaacgGTGATTTATCTTCTGCTCATAATAAGCTCATCCAAACCTGGACATTCATTTGAGAATATAACTCAGAGAGTAGAAACTTCAAGAACCG ATgatcatccatataaaatatctcttaaaaattatgaTCCATCAGAATTTAAAGCTCAAGCATTTACTCAACGCAGTTCCCTTTCTGCAAAAGACAACGTTACATTTACAATTACCGACATCCCTGATCTTGTTTCCTTCATGATTGTTCAAATTCACGCTTTTGAGAAGAACGTATCAATGTATTATACTGGGAATTCAGAAAAACCTTTGAAGGATATTATATTTGGTAGCAATATTGGTCTATTTGTTGATACAAGTGCGAAATCGTCTATTGATATTCATGTGGAGAATTACAACACAGAAATTGTCAAAGTTCTTCTTGTTGTCGTCGCTTATTCCAGTGAAG caCCTATTCCTGGAGGCTGTAACATGGAATTTAAACCGGAGATATCTCCCTTCCAAAAACTGATCGTTACGGATGCGATCGTCATTGTTGATGCGCAGCCGTCTTCGTCCTCAAAAAACAAGCAAAcgatttgtgaaaaaagttttgttcagCATGAAGCTTACCGCTTATACTTGCCTGCACAAGATTTTAATAGTGAAAGTTATTTCTCAGCAATAGAAAAGATGTTGACACCTGAAGAAATCGTGAAACACGCCGAAAAA attccAGCCTCATCTACTGGATCCTCACTGAGAAGAGTGTTTAGTGCATATTCGGGTACTGGATCTGCATATGCAATGGTAGCAACATATAAAAATCATTCTGCTGCATATGTTCCAGCTTTTACTTACGCTTGTACTAATTCTTTCGAGATAGATGGTTGCACAATGTTGC CTAATGGAATTGCGAAGACAACCTGTCTTTTGATGATCTTTCTGGGAATATATCTGACCTTTATGGGACACAGGAATCCAAAGACAACTATTTTCCTCTTCTCCTGTTTGGGAGGTGGACTTATTGGATATATTTGTGCACTGCATGCAGGCTCGCACAGTGCCTCAA ACACTTTGTGGATTGCCATTGGGACTGGTTTAGCAATAGCGTGTGTTTGGCAAATCTTTACGTACTGCCTTAGCAAGGAAACCTCAAAACTTTTCGCTGTTTCgttctttgcatttttttgttcttgtagCACCTACTACAAGTTTCCAGGTATACAccgtaaaaaataa